A window of the Cetobacterium sp. ZOR0034 genome harbors these coding sequences:
- a CDS encoding 4Fe-4S dicluster domain-containing protein: protein MFKGKINPKRNSEVEKVLELSKEKIDDCMQCGKCSAGCPANAGMDVLPHQVIRFLQIGDVEKLRESKSIWNCAACFTCESRCPRNVSVSKLMEAVRQTVVRKQGEDRLTPEFVAKIMQDRKMPQQAVVSGFRKYTK, encoded by the coding sequence ATGTTTAAAGGGAAAATAAATCCTAAAAGAAACTCAGAAGTAGAAAAAGTACTTGAGTTAAGCAAAGAAAAAATAGATGACTGCATGCAGTGTGGAAAATGTTCTGCAGGATGTCCAGCAAATGCAGGAATGGACGTTTTACCTCACCAAGTTATAAGATTTTTACAAATTGGAGATGTAGAAAAGTTAAGGGAATCTAAATCTATTTGGAACTGTGCAGCTTGTTTTACTTGTGAATCGAGATGTCCTAGAAATGTCAGTGTTTCAAAGTTAATGGAAGCAGTTAGACAAACAGTTGTTAGAAAGCAAGGAGAGGATAGATTAACTCCTGAGTTTGTAGCAAAAATAATGCAAGATAGAAAAATGCCACAACAAGCAGTAGTAAGTGGATTCCGTAAATATACTAAGTAA
- a CDS encoding CoB--CoM heterodisulfide reductase iron-sulfur subunit B family protein: MKYSYYPGCTLKTKAKDLENYALDAAKKLGISMEEIENWQCCGGVYPQSDGEVAHKLSSVRSLISARDKGEKLLTLCSACHNVIKRVNNDMRTKPNVRKKANLYLEVENEYVGETEVVHYLEMLKNDVTFEKLKAKVTNPLKERKIGAYYGCLLLRPQKEMTFDNPENPKIMEDFIEALGAKAIKYPYRTECCGGYLSVNNKELAENMSEKILKSAELNGIEEIITACPLCKYNLEEKNSKIKVTYFTELLAEALEIKAEEE; this comes from the coding sequence ATGAAGTATAGTTACTATCCAGGTTGTACCTTAAAAACTAAAGCAAAAGATTTAGAGAATTATGCTTTAGATGCAGCTAAAAAGCTAGGAATATCAATGGAAGAGATTGAAAATTGGCAATGCTGTGGTGGGGTATATCCTCAGAGTGACGGAGAGGTAGCGCATAAACTTTCATCAGTTAGAAGCTTAATTTCAGCAAGAGATAAAGGAGAAAAACTTTTGACTCTTTGTTCAGCTTGTCACAATGTTATAAAAAGAGTTAATAACGATATGAGAACAAAACCAAATGTTAGAAAAAAAGCGAACTTATACTTAGAGGTTGAGAATGAGTATGTTGGTGAAACAGAGGTTGTGCATTATTTAGAGATGTTAAAGAATGATGTTACTTTTGAGAAATTAAAGGCAAAGGTTACTAATCCTTTAAAAGAAAGAAAAATCGGAGCTTATTATGGTTGTCTATTGTTGAGACCACAAAAAGAGATGACTTTTGATAATCCTGAAAATCCCAAAATAATGGAAGATTTTATAGAAGCTTTAGGTGCAAAGGCGATAAAATATCCTTATAGAACAGAGTGCTGTGGTGGATATTTATCTGTAAATAATAAAGAGCTAGCTGAAAATATGAGTGAAAAAATTCTAAAATCAGCAGAGTTAAATGGAATAGAGGAAATTATAACAGCTTGCCCTCTTTGTAAATATAACTTAGAGGAGAAAAATTCTAAGATAAAAGTTACATATTTTACTGAGTTATTAGCAGAAGCTTTAGAGATTAAAGCAGAGGAGGAGTAA
- the dcuC gene encoding C4-dicarboxylate transporter DcuC codes for MIFFITLLIIFFVGYFIVKKYYPQGVLFVGGFLLLCTAILFNDTPMLSEKASLGSNFLDIFQYLKDTFSKTTAGLGLTIMVVGGFAKYMDHIGASKALVKITTKPMKKLNSPYLVLALTYILGQILNIFIPSASGLGVLLMVTVYPILVSLGASPLSATAVIGTTACLDLGPASGNSVLAAKTANIDAALYFVKYQLPVSVFVITAIALTHYFVQKIGDKNLSYDESEIKKEATQADNSEEAPGFYALFPIIPLVIILGFSSLFKSSIKMNVEVAMLLSITVSMVVEGVRRRTFKNTITDLKIVFNSMGSQFAAVITLIVAGQFFAYGLTKVGVIDSIIEWTKHAGLGVQPMILVMTGVISASSVIMGSGNAPFFAFAALAPTVAASVNIDPVVIAMPMQLASGIARSVSPITAVIVAVCGISGVSPFLVVRRTFLPMLVGLIVLLVSNMILFG; via the coding sequence ATGATTTTTTTCATCACACTTTTAATCATCTTTTTTGTGGGATATTTTATAGTTAAAAAATATTATCCTCAAGGGGTCCTATTTGTAGGAGGATTTCTTTTACTTTGTACCGCAATTTTATTTAACGACACACCCATGTTAAGTGAAAAGGCTTCTCTAGGATCTAATTTTTTAGACATATTCCAATATCTAAAAGATACTTTCTCTAAAACAACAGCCGGTTTAGGATTAACTATTATGGTTGTTGGTGGATTTGCTAAATATATGGATCATATCGGGGCTAGTAAGGCTCTTGTTAAAATTACAACAAAACCTATGAAGAAACTTAACTCTCCATATCTTGTTTTAGCTTTAACTTATATTCTTGGACAGATATTAAATATATTTATTCCTAGTGCATCAGGTCTTGGAGTTTTACTTATGGTAACTGTTTATCCTATACTAGTTTCTCTTGGTGCTAGTCCACTTTCAGCTACAGCCGTTATAGGAACAACTGCCTGCCTTGATTTAGGACCTGCATCTGGAAACTCAGTTCTTGCTGCTAAAACAGCAAATATAGACGCAGCTCTTTATTTTGTTAAATATCAACTTCCTGTCTCTGTTTTTGTTATCACTGCTATCGCTTTAACGCATTATTTTGTTCAAAAAATCGGAGATAAGAATCTTTCATATGATGAAAGTGAAATCAAAAAAGAAGCAACTCAAGCTGATAATTCGGAAGAGGCTCCTGGATTCTATGCATTATTCCCGATTATTCCTTTGGTTATAATATTAGGATTTAGTTCACTTTTCAAAAGTAGTATCAAAATGAATGTTGAAGTTGCAATGCTTTTAAGTATCACTGTTAGTATGGTTGTTGAAGGAGTAAGAAGACGTACTTTCAAAAATACAATCACTGATTTAAAAATAGTTTTTAATTCTATGGGTTCTCAATTTGCGGCTGTTATAACACTTATTGTTGCGGGTCAGTTCTTTGCTTACGGACTTACTAAAGTTGGAGTTATCGATAGTATTATCGAATGGACAAAACATGCAGGTCTTGGTGTTCAACCTATGATTCTTGTTATGACTGGTGTTATCTCTGCATCATCTGTTATTATGGGATCTGGAAATGCTCCATTCTTCGCTTTTGCTGCCCTTGCTCCTACTGTTGCAGCTTCTGTCAATATAGATCCTGTTGTTATTGCTATGCCTATGCAACTTGCATCTGGAATTGCTAGAAGTGTTTCTCCTATAACTGCTGTTATTGTTGCTGTTTGCGGTATCTCTGGTGTTTCACCTTTCTTAGTTGTAAGAAGAACTTTCTTACCTATGCTTGTTGGTTTAATTGTTTTATTAGTTTCAAATATGATTTTATTTGGATAA
- a CDS encoding M20 family metallopeptidase, whose translation MDLNKYLKNLETLVNVDCGSNTPDGLKIVTKFFEELYCDWIVEYHELNKNNPVLVIKNRDVENFDFLFIGHNDTVFPEGTVAKRPFKIDGDIATGPGVYDMKSGLLSMYEVAKEFKDSKLNICIIINTDEEISSLISRDLITEMGKKTKYALVFEPARKNGNMVSERKGLVKYEITFKGKAAHAGIAPQNGINAIIEASRWVLEISKLQNLEIGNSINVGVINGGFGVNTVPDKAVIKFEGRSHDIKHFENIIKTLDTLKSTPYVNGIEIEVKEIGYRPPLVLNNLSKVLLEKFDVAKAELGIKAEWEKTGGGSDANFLGILGVGVLDGIGPIGGNSHEETEYLVISSIEDRIEMIKKVLRTFL comes from the coding sequence ATGGATTTAAATAAATATTTAAAAAATTTAGAAACTTTAGTTAATGTAGATTGTGGAAGTAACACTCCTGATGGTCTTAAAATTGTAACGAAGTTTTTTGAAGAGCTTTATTGCGATTGGATTGTTGAATATCATGAATTAAATAAAAATAATCCTGTTCTTGTTATAAAAAATAGAGATGTCGAAAATTTTGATTTTCTTTTTATTGGACATAACGATACTGTTTTTCCTGAGGGAACTGTAGCTAAAAGACCATTTAAAATAGATGGAGATATCGCTACCGGACCTGGTGTTTACGATATGAAATCAGGATTACTTTCTATGTATGAAGTTGCGAAGGAGTTTAAAGATTCAAAGTTAAATATCTGTATTATTATAAATACAGATGAAGAGATTAGCTCTTTAATCTCTAGAGATTTAATTACTGAAATGGGGAAAAAAACAAAATATGCTTTAGTTTTTGAACCTGCTAGAAAAAATGGAAATATGGTTTCAGAAAGAAAAGGTTTAGTTAAATATGAGATTACTTTCAAGGGAAAAGCGGCTCATGCAGGAATCGCACCACAAAATGGAATCAATGCTATCATAGAAGCCTCAAGATGGGTTTTAGAAATTTCAAAACTTCAAAATTTAGAGATTGGAAACTCTATAAATGTTGGAGTTATAAATGGTGGCTTTGGTGTAAATACCGTTCCTGATAAAGCTGTTATAAAATTTGAAGGTCGTTCTCATGATATAAAACATTTTGAAAATATTATCAAAACTTTAGATACTTTAAAGTCAACTCCTTATGTAAATGGAATTGAAATAGAAGTAAAAGAGATTGGATATAGACCTCCTCTTGTTTTAAATAATCTTTCAAAAGTTCTTTTAGAGAAATTTGATGTTGCAAAAGCTGAATTGGGAATTAAAGCTGAATGGGAAAAAACTGGTGGTGGCTCTGATGCTAACTTCTTAGGAATACTTGGAGTTGGAGTCTTAGATGGGATTGGCCCTATTGGAGGAAATTCTCATGAGGAAACTGAGTATCTTGTTATCTCGTCAATTGAAGATCGTATCGAAATGATAAAAAAAGTATTAAGAACATTTTTATAA